One region of Pleuronectes platessa chromosome 18, fPlePla1.1, whole genome shotgun sequence genomic DNA includes:
- the sall3b gene encoding sal-like protein 3b, which translates to MRALHQPPLAYFTDPAPPGGSQSLLVDAPAQGSGESHREINMSRRKQAKPQHLGSDEEATRSGRVLSHGVTGGVESEETNGGCHSREDTHVCDKCCAEFFSWTELSDHQKVCTEDPHVLIVKDSDGTPAPEESPAGPSPVPSLSSSDSSPEEFTAAGFELVNDDSLDCLEESREQDEAMELELCPQDKFTCSPQPLESVEPSSPQVLAADSYSMPGTNVTLEILHGTRVAVAQFSQGINGSGAGGKAATAAIPVILEHLLALQQQQVHQLQLIEQICSQVAVMNREPTQATLKPGSRSLSLKQKPFSSQGTNPPPILPLSGSTSSSVNGQAAVSLSSMLEKSQNIPPLTVCGRSTFRDVTCTSASSETPSLSSSSSSIPTLLPPYTGSHTSRLSCTQTLSASSPLSLGQSSLLSSSSNLPFLPQSPPSSVIFPNPLASIAATANALDPLAALMKHRNGKLSSVSLFETKPSPEEPFFKHKCRFCAKVFGSDSALQIHLRSHTGERPFKCNICGNRFSTKGNLKVHFQRHKEKYPHVQMNPYPVPEYLDNVPTTSGIPYGMSLPPEKPVTSWLDNKPVVATLPATMGLPLSSTITSIGGSNDPVSVTPSVRSPYQPSPGECVSLSPDHRGSEAHFSPVSESPLSNLEKEASNIPKTEGVHLPQSCTLRLRATPVTETTSSTIPSVATTPEPVTPVSPDPSSPPLSLHSEETKFPSLGLFDSMQTSETSKLQQLVESIDKKITDPNQCVLCHRVLSCQSALKMHYRIHTGERPFKCKVCGRAFTTKGNLKTHIAVHRENPPVQVQHSCPICQKKFTNAVVLQHHIRMHMVGQIPDSTLVDGLQEMDSDTSINGKNFDSLSSNSNDFIDDISMEDDIEEEEVENMREDASPSRPLISDCNSPPRSFAIVSSLAALENQMRMIDSTVNLNHCFSMKPLMNGFSDGSQLNIKCTLSEKRLGTSSPNVSESSCSPHASESPIQSHSEGRTIKSPVGKNHRLESQEPLAASVKREASESPMSASPAAAAQGRRGIQAGKLCVKEETPYSLSFQLSRDRGQTLPSLVTSTSSGGIKTEVNGHSQPHNKPEGQHPPFSVHIPPAYPSVGSPAMTSLLGPAPPRRPPKQHNCNACGKNFSSASALQIHERTHTGEKPFVCSICGRAFTTKGNLKVHMGTHMWNNAPARRGRRLSVENPMALLGGEAGKFSEMFQKDLAARAMNVDSGFWNRYATAITNSLAMKNNEISVIQNRGLSQLHPLSSGMDRVSAAGSPRTSLTKTSMDRHFSMLIDDSKEIGIN; encoded by the exons ATGCGGGCACTG CACCAGCCGCCGCTCGCCTATTTCACCGACCCCGCTCCCCCCGGAGGGTCCCAGTCGCTGCTCGTAGATGCCCCGGCGCAAGGCAGCGGCGAGTCGCACAGAGAGATCAACATGTCCCGGCGCAAGCAAGCCAAGCCCCAGCACCTCGGGTCCGACGAGGAGGCGACACGCTCCGGACGCGTCCTCAGCCACG GCGTCACGGGAGGCGTGGAGAGCGAGGAGACGAATGGAGGCTGCCACAGCAGAGAGGACACGCACGTCTGTGACAAATGCTGCGCTGAGTTCTTCTCTTGGACGGAACTGAGCGACCATCAGAAAGTCTGCACTGAGGATCCTCACGTGCTGATAGTGAAGGACAGTGATGGGACGCCTGCTCCTGAGGAATCTCCAGCGGGACCCTCTCCGGTCCCGAGCCTTTCGTCCAGCGACTCGTCCCCGGAAGAGTTCACCGCCGCCGGCTTTGAGCTGGTGAATGACGACAGTCTGGATTGTTTGGAGGAAAGCCGGGAGCAGGATGAAGCCATGGAGCTCGAGCTTTGCCCACAGGACAAATTCACCTGCAGCCCTCAGCCTCTAGAATCAGTCGAGCCCTCGTCTCCCCAGGTGTTGGCCGCCGACAGCTACAGCATGCCCGGCACGAATGTGACGCTGGAGATCCTTCACGGCACCCGAGTGGCCGTAGCCCAGTTCTCCCAGGGGATCAACGGCAGCGGGGCGGGAGGGAAGGCAGCCACAGCGGCCATCCCTGTGATCCTGGAGCACCTGCTggctctgcagcaacaacaggtCCATCAGCTGCAGCTTATTGAGCAGATCTGCAGCCAGGTAGCCGTCATGAACAGAGAACCAACACAAGCTACGTTAAAACCCGGCTCCAGGTCCCTGTCCCTGAAACAGAAACCTTTCTCCTCTCAAGGCACCAACCCTCCTCCCATCCTGCCTCTGTCAGGATCAACTTCCTCCTCCGTCAATGGACAGGCGGCGGTTTCTTTGTCATCCATGCTTGAAAAGTCACAAAATATCCCCCCACTAACTGTATGTGGGAGGTCCACCTTCAGAGACGTTACTTgtacctcagcctcctcagaaACTCCATctctgtccagcagcagcagcagcatccccaCGTTACTGCCTCCGTACACCGGCTCACACACCAGCCGCCTCAGCTGCACTCAGACACTGAGCGCTTCCAGTCCGCTGTCCCTGGGGCAGAGCAGCCTCCTCAGCTCATCCTCCAACCTGCCATTTCTACCTCAGAGCCCCCCCAGCAGTGTAATCTTCCCCAATCCGCTGGCGAGCATCGCTGCCACTGCTAATGCACTTGACCCCCTTGCAGCCCTGATGAAGCATAGGAACGGGAAACTGTCTAGCGTCTCCTTGTTTGAAACGAAGCCCAGCCCGGAGGAACCCTTCTTCAAGCATAAATGCAGGTTCTGTGCCAAAGTGTTTGGCAGCGACAGCGCTCTGCAGATCCACCTGCGCTCGCATACAGGAGAGCGGCCCTTCAAATGCAACATCTGCGGCAATCGCTTTTCCACTAAAGGGAACTTAAAGGTGCACTTCCAGAGGCATAAAGAGAAGTATCCTCATGTGCAGATGAACCCTTACCCGGTGCCAGAGTATCTAGACAACGTGCCAACAACTTCTGGGATTCCCTATGGAATGTCCCTCCCTCCAGAAAAACCTGTCACCTCATGGCTTGATAACAAACCTGTTGTAGCAACTCTGCCGGCCACCATGGGTCTTCCGCTGTCCTCCACTATTACCAGTATCGGAGGCTCAAATGACCCTGTAAGTGTAACACCATCCGTTAGGTCTCCCTACCAGCCATCTCCTGgtgaatgtgtgtctttgtcaccTGACCACAGAGGCAGCGAGGCTCATTTCTCTCCTGTTTCAGAGTCTCCACTGTCTAACCTGGAGAAGGAAGCATCCAATATACCGAAAACAGAGGGAGTACACCTGCCTCAGAGCTGCACCCTGAGGCTGAGAGCCACCCCAGTGACAGAAACCACCAGCTCCACAATCCCATCTGTGGCCACCACACCCGAACCCGTCACCCCAGTGTCGCCCGACCCCAGTTCCCCGCCACTGTCGCTCCACTCTGAGGAAACTAAATTCCCATCACTGGGCCTCTTTGATTCTATGCAAACCTCTGAAACCTCAAAGCTTCAGCAGCTGGTGGAGAGTATCGACAAAAAGATCACGGACCCCAACCAGTGCGTGCTCTGTCACCGTGTCCTCAGCTGTCAGAGTGCGCTGAAGATGCACTATCGTATTCACACCGGGGAGAGGCCGTTCAAATGCAAAGTGTGCGGCAGGGCGTTCACCACCAAAGGTAACCTGAAGACGCACATCGCCGTTCACCGAGAGAATCCTCCGGTCCAGGTGCAACACTCGTGTCCCATCTGCCAGAAGAAGTTCACCAACGCTGTTGTTCTCCAGCACCATATCCGCATGCACATGGTCGGGCAGATCCCAGACTCGACCCTCGTGGACGGGCTGCAGGAGATGGACAGCGACACCTCCATCAACGGGAAGAACTTTGACAgcctcagcagcaacagcaaTGACTTTATTGATGACATTTCAATGGAGGATGAtattgaggaggaagaggtggaaaaCATGAGGGAAGACGCGAGTCCCTCTCGACCGTTGATCTCTGATTGCAACTCTCCTCCCAGGTCGTTTGCCATCGTTTCAAGTTTAGCAGCTCTGGAGAACCAAATGAGGATGATTGACTCGACTGTAAACCTAAACCACTGCTTCAGCATGAAACCCCTGATGAATGGTTTTAGCGATGGCAGCCAACTGAACATTAAATGTACTTTATCGGAGAAGAGGTTGGGAACCTCCAGCCCGAACGTGTCAGAATCCTCCTGCTCGCCTCATGCCTCCGAGTCTCCCATTCAAAGCCACTCAGAGGGAAGAACGATCAAATCTCCTGTAGGGAAAAACCACAGGCTTGAGTCCCAGGAGCCGTTGGCAgcgtcggtgaagagagaagcGTCCGAGTCTCCCATGTCTGCATCGCCGGCTGCAGCGGCTCAGGGGCGGAGAGGAATACAAGCTGGGAAACTGTGTGTGAAAGAAGAGACTCCGTACAGTTTGTCTTTCCAGCTGAGCAGAGACAGAG gtcagaccctcCCCAGCCTGGTCACCAGCACATCGTCAGGCGGCATAAAGACAGAGGTGAACGGTCACAGTCAACCACACAACAAGCCCGAAGGCCAGCACCCGCCGTTCAGCGTCCACATCCCTCCGGCTTATCCGTCCGTCGGCAGCCCGGCGATGACGTCCCTGCTCGGCCCCGCGCCGCCCAGACGGCCACCGAAGCAGCACAACTGCAACGCCTGTGGGAAGAACTTCTCGTCAGCCAGCGCTCTGCAGATCCACGAGCGCACGCACACCGGAGAGAAACCGTTCGTCTGCTCCATCTGCGGCAGAGCGTTCACCACTAAAGGCAATCTGAAG GTTCACATGGGAACTCACATGTGGAACAACGCACCGGCCAGGAGAGGCAGGCGGCTGTCGGTGGAGAACCCCATGGCCCTGCTGGGTGGGGAGGCTGGGAAGTTCAGCGAGATGTTCCAGAAGGACCTGGCAGCTCGGGCCATGAACGTAGACTCCGGATTTTGGAACCGCTACGCCACAGCGATCACCAACAGCCTGGCCATGAAGAACAACGAGATCTCGGTGATCCAGAACAGAGGCCTCTCTCAGCTCCACCCTCTGAGCTCAGGCATGGACAGAGTGAGCGCCGCAGGAAGCCCCAGGACCAGTCTCACCAAGACCAGCATGGACAGACATTTCTCTATGCTGATCGACGACAGCAAAGAAATTGGAATAAATTGA